Proteins encoded by one window of Arachis hypogaea cultivar Tifrunner chromosome 1, arahy.Tifrunner.gnm2.J5K5, whole genome shotgun sequence:
- the LOC112709033 gene encoding inorganic pyrophosphatase TTM1 isoform X2 has protein sequence MAQDPASGADSPRTRRYGLLRDQVQLVKRKDCDRYEIVPIQDSLSFEKGFFIVIRACQLLAQKNDGIILVGLAGPSGAGKTVFTEKVNNFMPSLAVITMDNYNDSSRIIDGNFDDPRLTDYDTLLENIMGLKEGKAVQVPIYDFKTSSRVGYRTVEVPSSRIVIIEGIYALSEKLRPLLDLRVSVTGGVHFDLVKRVLRDIQRAGQEPEEIIHQISETVYPMYKAFIEPDLQTAHIKIINKFNPFSGFQNPTYILKSLKAVTEDQIKSVIAAEHTETREETYDIYLLPPGEDPEACQSYLRMRNRDGKYNLMFEEWVTDIPFIISPRITFEVSVRLLGGLMALGYTIAAILKRSSHVFSDDKVTVKTDWLEQVNRLYVQVQGKDRNYVKLVAEKLGLDGSYVPRTYIEQIQLEKLVNDVMALPEDLKTKLSIDDDMVSSPKEALSRASADRRMNGISHSFSTQREKHLSKLTRLAINNRRFDGRALESPAPVANQGVITQLSEQISTLTERMDEFTNRIEELNSKFASRKASQQNIALPAEACNGSGHTSLFVTGLGNGSLTRSLLPHSSSSSQLARDAPLMEEVLLVARGQRQIIHQLDSLSTLLHEYCGERSRQGRTDQINRMHEVETIAIPLVLTLAIGAVGVFLFRGFTSQK, from the exons ATGGCCCAAGACCCAGCTTCTGGTGCTGATTCGCCTCGTACGAGGCGTTATGGCCTACTACGGGACCAAGTTCAACTGGTTAAAAGAAAGGATTGTGATCGCTATGAAATTGTTCCAATCCAGGATTCCTTGTCGTTTGAGAAAGGATTTTTCATCGTGATTCGTGCATGCCAGTTGTTGGCTCAAAAGAATGATGGGATCATATTAGTAGGACTTGCAGGTCCCTCTGGAGCAGGCAAAACTGTTTTCACTGAGAAGGTCAACAATTTTATGCCAAGCTTAGCCGTCATCACAATGGACAATTATAACGATTCTAGTCGAATCATAGATGGCAATTTTGATG ACCCTCGTTTGACGGATTATGATACTTTGCTTGAAAATATAATGGGTCTTAAAGAAGGGAAAGCAGTACAGGTTCCAATATATGATTTCAAGACTAGTTCTCGCGTAGGTTACAG GACTGTTGAAGTCCCTAGTTCCCGCATTGTCATCATAGAAGGCATTTATGCCTTAAGTGAAAAATTACGGCCTTTGCTTGATCTTCGAGTTTCGGTCACTGGGGGAGTTCACTTTGACCTTGTCAAGCGTGTGCTGCGTGACATTCAACGTGCTGGTCAAGAGCCTGAAGAAATCATTCATCAAATCTCTGAAACG GTTTATCCTATGTATAAAGCTTTTATTGAGCCTGATCTTCAAACAGcacatataaaaattattaacaagTTTAATCCGTTCTCTGGATTCCAGAATCCCACCTACATATTGAAG TCACTAAAAGCTGTGACAGAGGATCAAATCAAGTCAGTTATTGCTGCTGAGCATACTGAGACGAGAGAGGAAACATATGACATATATCTTCTACCACCAGGGGAAGACCCTGAAGCATGTCAATCATACCTGAGGATGAGAAACCGCGATGGGAAGTATAATCTCATGTTTGAG GAATGGGTCACAGATATTCCATTCATAATATCACCCAGAATAACATTTGAGGTCAGCGTGCGCCTTCTAGGAGGGTTGATGGCATTGGGTTACACAATTGCAGCTATACTAAAACGAAGCAGCCATGTCTTTTCCGATGATAAGGTGACTGTAAAAACTGATTGGCTCGAACAAGTTAACCGCCTATATGTTCAG GTTCAAGGGAAAGATAGAAACTATGTTAAACTTGTTGCAGAGAAACTGGGATTGGATGGTTCATATGTTCCTCGCACTTACATAGAACAAATTCAGCTAGAAAAGCTTGTTAATGATGTAATG GCACTGCCAGAGGATCTTAAGACAAAGCTCAGCATTGATGATGATATGGTTTCAAGCCCTAAAGAAGCCCTTTCTCGAGCTTCTGCTGATAGGAGAATGAA TGGTATTTCTCACTCATTTTCAACTCAGAGAGAGAAGCATCTATCTAAGTTGACTAGACTAGCTATAAATAACAGAAGATTTGATGGGAGAGCTCTTGAATCACCTGCGCCAGTTGCCAACCAA GGAGTCATCACTCAGCTTTCTGAACAAATATCCACATTAACTGAAAGAATGGATGAGTTCACGAATCGTATTGAGGAGCTAAATTCAAAGTTTGCATCCAGAAAAGCCAGTCAACAGAACATAGCCTTGCCTGCTGAAGCCTGCAATGGCTCAGGTCACACTTCTCTTTTTGTAACTGGATTGGGAAATGGTTCATTGACAAGATCATTGCTGCCTCATTCTTCATCGTCTTCCCAATTAGCTAGGGATGCTCCCCTGATGGAAGAG GTTCTGCTTGTTGCACGAGGACAGCGGCAAATTATACATCAACTAGACTCTCTAAGTACTCTGTTGCACGAATACTGCGGTGAAAGGTCGCGACAGGGAAGGACAGACCAGATAAATAGAATGCACGAAGTGGAAACCATTGCCATCCCCCTGGTTCTGACTTTGGCCATTGGTGCTGTTGGTGTCTTCTTGTTCAGGGGTTTCACATCCCAAAAATAA
- the LOC112709033 gene encoding inorganic pyrophosphatase TTM1 isoform X1 gives MAQDPASGADSPRTRRYGLLRDQVQLVKRKDCDRYEIVPIQDSLSFEKGFFIVIRACQLLAQKNDGIILVGLAGPSGAGKTVFTEKVNNFMPSLAVITMDNYNDSSRIIDGNFDDPRLTDYDTLLENIMGLKEGKAVQVPIYDFKTSSRVGYRTVEVPSSRIVIIEGIYALSEKLRPLLDLRVSVTGGVHFDLVKRVLRDIQRAGQEPEEIIHQISETVYPMYKAFIEPDLQTAHIKIINKFNPFSGFQNPTYILKSLKAVTEDQIKSVIAAEHTETREETYDIYLLPPGEDPEACQSYLRMRNRDGKYNLMFEEWVTDIPFIISPRITFEVSVRLLGGLMALGYTIAAILKRSSHVFSDDKVTVKTDWLEQVNRLYVQVQGKDRNYVKLVAEKLGLDGSYVPRTYIEQIQLEKLVNDVMALPEDLKTKLSIDDDMVSSPKEALSRASADRRMKYLNRGISHSFSTQREKHLSKLTRLAINNRRFDGRALESPAPVANQGVITQLSEQISTLTERMDEFTNRIEELNSKFASRKASQQNIALPAEACNGSGHTSLFVTGLGNGSLTRSLLPHSSSSSQLARDAPLMEEVLLVARGQRQIIHQLDSLSTLLHEYCGERSRQGRTDQINRMHEVETIAIPLVLTLAIGAVGVFLFRGFTSQK, from the exons ATGGCCCAAGACCCAGCTTCTGGTGCTGATTCGCCTCGTACGAGGCGTTATGGCCTACTACGGGACCAAGTTCAACTGGTTAAAAGAAAGGATTGTGATCGCTATGAAATTGTTCCAATCCAGGATTCCTTGTCGTTTGAGAAAGGATTTTTCATCGTGATTCGTGCATGCCAGTTGTTGGCTCAAAAGAATGATGGGATCATATTAGTAGGACTTGCAGGTCCCTCTGGAGCAGGCAAAACTGTTTTCACTGAGAAGGTCAACAATTTTATGCCAAGCTTAGCCGTCATCACAATGGACAATTATAACGATTCTAGTCGAATCATAGATGGCAATTTTGATG ACCCTCGTTTGACGGATTATGATACTTTGCTTGAAAATATAATGGGTCTTAAAGAAGGGAAAGCAGTACAGGTTCCAATATATGATTTCAAGACTAGTTCTCGCGTAGGTTACAG GACTGTTGAAGTCCCTAGTTCCCGCATTGTCATCATAGAAGGCATTTATGCCTTAAGTGAAAAATTACGGCCTTTGCTTGATCTTCGAGTTTCGGTCACTGGGGGAGTTCACTTTGACCTTGTCAAGCGTGTGCTGCGTGACATTCAACGTGCTGGTCAAGAGCCTGAAGAAATCATTCATCAAATCTCTGAAACG GTTTATCCTATGTATAAAGCTTTTATTGAGCCTGATCTTCAAACAGcacatataaaaattattaacaagTTTAATCCGTTCTCTGGATTCCAGAATCCCACCTACATATTGAAG TCACTAAAAGCTGTGACAGAGGATCAAATCAAGTCAGTTATTGCTGCTGAGCATACTGAGACGAGAGAGGAAACATATGACATATATCTTCTACCACCAGGGGAAGACCCTGAAGCATGTCAATCATACCTGAGGATGAGAAACCGCGATGGGAAGTATAATCTCATGTTTGAG GAATGGGTCACAGATATTCCATTCATAATATCACCCAGAATAACATTTGAGGTCAGCGTGCGCCTTCTAGGAGGGTTGATGGCATTGGGTTACACAATTGCAGCTATACTAAAACGAAGCAGCCATGTCTTTTCCGATGATAAGGTGACTGTAAAAACTGATTGGCTCGAACAAGTTAACCGCCTATATGTTCAG GTTCAAGGGAAAGATAGAAACTATGTTAAACTTGTTGCAGAGAAACTGGGATTGGATGGTTCATATGTTCCTCGCACTTACATAGAACAAATTCAGCTAGAAAAGCTTGTTAATGATGTAATG GCACTGCCAGAGGATCTTAAGACAAAGCTCAGCATTGATGATGATATGGTTTCAAGCCCTAAAGAAGCCCTTTCTCGAGCTTCTGCTGATAGGAGAATGAAGTATCTAAATCG TGGTATTTCTCACTCATTTTCAACTCAGAGAGAGAAGCATCTATCTAAGTTGACTAGACTAGCTATAAATAACAGAAGATTTGATGGGAGAGCTCTTGAATCACCTGCGCCAGTTGCCAACCAA GGAGTCATCACTCAGCTTTCTGAACAAATATCCACATTAACTGAAAGAATGGATGAGTTCACGAATCGTATTGAGGAGCTAAATTCAAAGTTTGCATCCAGAAAAGCCAGTCAACAGAACATAGCCTTGCCTGCTGAAGCCTGCAATGGCTCAGGTCACACTTCTCTTTTTGTAACTGGATTGGGAAATGGTTCATTGACAAGATCATTGCTGCCTCATTCTTCATCGTCTTCCCAATTAGCTAGGGATGCTCCCCTGATGGAAGAG GTTCTGCTTGTTGCACGAGGACAGCGGCAAATTATACATCAACTAGACTCTCTAAGTACTCTGTTGCACGAATACTGCGGTGAAAGGTCGCGACAGGGAAGGACAGACCAGATAAATAGAATGCACGAAGTGGAAACCATTGCCATCCCCCTGGTTCTGACTTTGGCCATTGGTGCTGTTGGTGTCTTCTTGTTCAGGGGTTTCACATCCCAAAAATAA